GATCGacattccaaaaaatatttatttccgTTGTAAGGTGGGGGTATCAAATGCCAAAATCGGAATGAGAAGTCGGAACGACAAATTACAGGTGCAATtccttttttaactttcttttttcaagacAGAAAATTAAAGTGAACCCACCTGTACAATCTATGTATAAATCCCAACCCAACAAAAGACAAAGCAATTGATTACGATCGTCATGTGCACCCACTGCTCGCAGGCCATGTTAGGTTCTCATCAATGCAAGAGTGTCATAATGTAGATAGCCACTTGGACtttcatttgattttcatgCTCCCATTCGAAATTCAGCATTAATTCAAGTAATTAACATCTGGACGTGAGTTTTCCATAACCATGATGTTGTTAGTTGTCAAATCTTTGCCGATTTAGTTGCACAAGCCGCTTTCATTTTATGAGAGTTTTATACTTTAATTAATGCGTCCAATGAACGTGACTAATCAACGTGCtaccaaataaataaaacgtCAACCTACCCTCACCTTTTCtctatttgaaaatttctcaaatgCTTCCTTAAGAAGACTGTTATCATAgactcataattttttaatagttcgATTTCCAAAATACTTTACTCGACGGTCATGATAGGGCGATGCCAAGATATTTCGGGGAAAGAATGGAGAGCTAATTAATACGAAAAGATTTCTGGCATGAcatagattttttaaattattttacaCAAATATTTCCAATTGAATGATCTCTTCACTTCTTGGGGacggaaaattgtctaaaaaatattaaacctATTGCATGATAATCAATTGACTCATGGACTTTAGAGTTAAACCTTTTGACGACTAGCCGATAtaatcattttgatcaattttggcaaaaaatcgaTGACATAGATGCCAAACGTCCAATGTGAAACGACTGGTGTTGGCATGaatatattgcaattttttcaaattttctaaatttcctatattttttttttaatcgttcGTTTTCCCCAAAGGCCTGTGCAGCAGTCCCCAAGGCCTTGGCAAGGATTGTTGCAGCCTTCGCCTCTATGTGCGGCGAGGGCCAAGACTAGGGATAATTGGTTTTAAAGTAGGTTGATTCCCACCTTAGAATAGCAAAATTAGATCGGTGGGCTCGTTCTCAATTTGAATCAGCCTGCCTGATCCCAAAaccaaattgaatcaaattgactAGTTCGGTTCGATTCCCAAATGTGTCCAAGTATGAGCTGTGTTTAATTTCTTACAcacacatgtatatatatatatatatatatatatatatatatatatatatatatatattattacccTGCAAGACGGCCGCTCGGAAAGTTGAGGGAGAAAACAGAGTCTCATCTCTAAGTCTTCTCGATTGACTCTAAATAGaaagcaagaataaaaaaggcAAAGAGTGTGACCACCGCGGCATTTTGGCGTTGCAATATGGACTCTAAGGACCCACTTCAAATGCTCCTTTCACACCATACCCTATTTCCATTGTAAGGAGAGAATCGAGACTTGAGACTTGAGACTTGAGATGGTGTCAAGCAAGAGGGAGGCGAGAAGGAACAGAGAGAGGCGTCAAGAGAGAGGAATAGATGGGGGACTAAGGAGGGAGGGGTGCAGCGTTGAGCGAGACAGGCTGGGAATGGGCGAGATGGAAAGAGACTGGGCATGAGGcttaaatcattaaaaagtttaggattaaatttgttaaaaattaaaatgtgtGATGATGAAACAGCGGTCTATACAAGATTCAAGACTTTTTTAGGAGCATCTTCAAAAAAAAGATAGGGACTTCATAAAACGCCAAACTTGACTTCGGAATCTAGAcaataaaaaacccaaaaattaaaaataagaaaatcacgAAATCTTTTCGGAGGCACGTTCTTGTACTCGTGCCCCTAAGATCCAAGGCCAATTACTGTTATAATTACTCCATCTTTTGACATAACTAATCACCGTCAACTGCAAAgaccgcccgcccgcccgcccacgTGGCCACAATCATGCACCTCCCCGATTCATTAATTAACCCCACCAGCTCAACGCGGCGGATCCTAATTACCATCGATTCGGCCAATCAGGAGCCGACACATCTCGGTAATCGCCAATCCCCTAAATTCAAAACGCTTTGGAATTCTCCCCTCATCCGACAAACGAAACGCCGAAGCCCAAATTAAAACTTCTGGGGAGTTTCGCTAAGGTGTTTCGTCCCTTCTTTCGTCGACGTTTTCGATCAATTTTCCTTGAGGACTTTTCGGGTCTTTTTATTGACTACCCCGGCAAAATTGACGTTTTCCATTTGGGGCCCTGAATTCAAGAATTTTATGTGGAGAAGACAATCTGGTTTGTTTTCATACTGAGgatcaaggaaaatattacAATACGTGAGCGTAGATAAATATCTTTGGCCTTATGTAAGCTTATCTTAAAGAGAATAGTCATTTGAAATTTACTTTTTCACCAAATTCACGATCAACCCTTTATGCCACTAAACACAAAAATCACCTCTTccattatgttatttttaaattgtttatcaCGTAAATTGTCTACCACAATAATCATCTTTGAAATTTCCTCCTTTTCCTATGTAGACTGCGTCGAAGTCACTTCATGTGCACTTTATATCTTCTTATGGTGAAGGGTTCTAGCTCTATCTTTAACTTTGCTTGCTATCGAGGCATTGCTGAATTTAATAGAGGttaaataacaattttttcaaTAGTATACTTATTTCAAGAGACCTATCTCccttttttcaataaattatctcaaagatgactttaaaaaaaaaaaactcacttgtctctcgaagaaaagaaaagaaaattgagatgaGTTCATTTGTATCTTCtcactaaaattgaaaaattagataTGGGTTAACTCAATAATCTATCtcgatctaaaaaaaaaaaaaaaaaaaactcaataacCTATCAATCATGAGATTATTCTTGCAAGTTGCAACACATGGGAAGAgtttttatcttctcttccctcttttctttaaaataatctCTTGatttaatgaaattgaaaaagaaatgaacaaagaGAATGGATAGGATCTCCTACTCCCACTCGTGCCTTAGCTTGGAAGAAGAACTTTTAAAGAAAGGACGGTAGCGGAAAAGGTGAAccaacccaaaaaataaaaaatgagaaaactcCAGAGTACCAAAAAGTGAATACCGAGAAGTAAAAGGGCTACGGAAGAAAGGACTTTTAAAATAAGCCGGACCCCCATTAAGAAATTCCTCTGGCGACAGTAACAGCTAACGTGCTCCTTCTCTCTGCCGTCGCCTTCGCATCATCTCTGCAACTGCAACTGCAGCTGcaagctcctcctctctctctctctctctctctctctaagctgcCGGCGAGGTTGAAGACGAGCGGACGAGCGGACGAGCGAACGAGCGAGCGAGCTTCATGAAGCTGACTGGAAACTAGAGAGCAATGTTCAGGCTACACAAGCAGAAGTCCGACGAATTGCGCGAGAGATTCGATTTCCAGCTCTCCAACCTCAAGGCGcttcaggtctctctctctctctaaaatgcGCTTGTTGACGTCTCCAAGTTTTCCATCCTCGCCATCGGATGTTGCATTGATGAAAATTGGCTTCCCTGCTTCCTAGTTTTGCCTCGCCGCTGCCTCTCGCCGGCGTTTCTTCGCTCGCGAACTGCGTATGCGAACTCGTCGTGCGTAAACGCGCGCAGGTGCTCGTCGTCGGATGGAAACGGCATTTTCGTGCGCGCGTTCTATAAAATTCTTTgctcgtcttctctctcctcgcgGGCTGATGAGACGATAGAGGCAGATGAGCCGAAATATACTGGCTGATTCGATTAGGAttggttgttcttttttttttttttttttaagtttcatGGATGTCGCTGTGTTTGCCGTACCTAATTGGTTGATTAAGGCTCTTTTTATATTCGAATACAATAGCATCGTGTTAGAGAGTTTGGCTGGAAAATTCATACGCCAAAACGCAGTGGAGTTCTTCACGgcaggaggaggaaggagcAGTTACGCCGCTTTGTGCCATGTGTTGAAGCAATCGAACAATTCCTAATGATTTAAACTTTACCGCTTAACGCTTGTTATGTCATTGCTCAAGGAGATGGATTGTGCGCGTGTATTAGCTCCCTAAGTATTGCCAGATCGTTGCTCGTGTTCTGTAATTTTGCGAATGCGACTGCACTATCTTGTCAATGCTTGCTTCAACTGTACCGCAATCTTACGCGGAAGTCCTTTTTGTGTATACAGTAAAAAAGAGTCTTGCGACATGCTGCCATATTTTTCTGGCACTgctgcaaaaaaattattatttgcgCCATTCTTCTAACATAATATGCATTGAAATCATCAGTCACATTTTGTGACTAGCATTGCATGGGGCGATTTAATGGTATACTCTTTGGTAAAGGAAAGTATAATTTCAGACTCCAAAGTCGCATAATGACTTTTCTATCGAAGTAAATTTATTTTGGGTGACATATTGACTGTTGTGAGCGCATTTTAAGTAGAGAAATCTTAAGTTGGGAACTGGAGGACACTAAATGAGTTTCTACAGTGAACCTAAAATTCTGAACTCAAGCACCCCTTTCAATCTGAAATTGTTACTTGCCCATTAAAGACACTGAGGAAAGTTCATAGTCAACCATTAgatctcctctttttcttttttcttttttgacatgGACAAGGTCCCTAGGAAGCATTAGGTCATGATCTTATAATGTTCTCATAAATGTGGACTTATGAGAACAGCTCTTTACTTCCAGCGTTCCTAAAAGCCTCAGGATGTCCATCAACAGTTGTCACCTTAATGATTAGCTCAAGAATATAGATTGTGCTTAATACTGATTCTACATGCTGAATCCTGAATGTTGAAGTCCAGCTTTGGCATTGAGATGAACTAGGGAAAGCATGTGCAAGAAGTGTTTCAGCAATTGGTACTTGGTCTAGCTAACtaaattatttgaataaatgTGTCCATTGATCCAACGTACTAGGACTTCTTTTTACCTAGTCCATTGTTAgtttttatgtttctttcttctccatttCACACTCATCTTAACATATGCAGGTACCAAAAGGATGGGACAAACTTTCTTTGTCTATTATCTCAGTGGACACAGGAAAAACTATAAAAAGGTTGGAAAAAGTGCCAGTCTGGAATGGAAATTGTCAATGGTCAGAGACCATATCAAAATCAATCTTGATATCAAAGTATGATGGTCCAAAAGATGTTGAAGGGTGCCTATTTAAATTTGTTGTCACAATGGTATGAGGTTTCTCTCAACTAAGAGAGTTTTATCAAACAGAAGGTTTCCATTAGTGAAAACTAATGTATTCAAGTTTTCATGGCATTCTTCTTTTAGGGATCATCTAGATCCAGTATCCTTGGAGAGGCATCAATCAACCTGGCAAACTATATTAGCTCAAAAGCTTCTGTTCTTGTTTCATTACAGCTGAAGAAGTGCAATCAAGGAACAATTTTACAAGTAAGTTTCACAAACAGATAACTTTTCCTTACGATTGCTGAATTGATTCTGTCAGCGAACACAAAATTCTCCAGTATAGTCTAGCTGCTTTTGCTTCAAGGTTTCAAGGATTGAATCAATCTGGCACTAGACCAGTTCAATAGCCTTCAAGTTTTCAAGTCACATTGTAGTCAAGAAAACATTCGTGCTGGAGTTTTTAGACAAAAGGGTcaagcttttgcttttattaAAAGAATCTTCTTTCCCCTGTTCTTTATTTATGCTTACTTGATAGGGGATCCAGAATCACAATGTCTAGAATCTGACTTGTTTGAATGTGTAATCACAGATCCTGTACTATGCCATTCTAAAGTTCAATTATTAGGTGAGCATGAGTGTACTAAGCTAAGCCACGGAATGGAAGCATGATAATCTCGTGAGGACTGGACTTTTTGGATTATAATCTAGTTTTCTTGTACTCTGAATGTTATGGAGTTGCAGAACCatgtaaaaaatttatgttgcATTTTCTTTACTCTGTTATGGAGGACTTTCTGGATtggcttttattttttactttttgcttaatttaaattttgcagCACatgcactttattttttttgctctctgactaaaaaaaaactttcatatAATGTAAATGTTGACACGCAGATCTGCATATagttttttcactttttttttttttaattatgagtaatatttttaattttcgagGGAAAGCAAAAAGGCACTTCTAATCTTGTTAAAGTTTAAACAAGCACGGACTATCCTTATTCATTTGGGGTGGTTCAGTAGGCGCTGATCAGCCTTATTTTCTAACTGTAATGGGCATTCTGGAGTGTTCACATTTCACAGATACTATTTCAGAAAGGCAACCTTCTCCTCCTCagtcattcttttaattttccaaagaCCTATGTGGAGAAGAACTTGAAAACTATAAGAAGGATAAAGTATTCTCTGAGGGAACAAAATGCATGCTTTAAAATTTTCAGTCACTAAACTTACACTTATAAACCATTAACCTATTCTTGAGATATATGCAAGCTCATCCATTTGGTGTTTATTCATAGATTTATAGCTACTCAGTCATCAAGTAATCAACAAGAAATCAGACTTGGTGGTTGAGAGCTTATTGACACAGCTGCTCATCTGCctttatcttcttccttctaCAGATGAAAATACATTGTTTAACTCCAAAGATGAGGTTCAGCTTCACTCTCCTTTTGGATGTTAGAATGTTGCAGCTCCAGCTTCATAATTGAATTTGTAATAGTAACAACTCCTTCTACAGGGATGACTGGAAAGATTCAAATTCATCACTTGATGAGGCAAGCATTGACTATGACGATGTGGATAACAAATCTGATGTATCTGACAGTATTTTTGTCCGCAGTGCTGGATCTTCATCTAGTAATTACATGGATAGTCCATCTCATTCAGAAGAATTTGGAAGAAAGGTATTTTTTTCCTCACTTGGGATATGTGTTCTTCGAGTAGGTTTGTCCTTTCACGTGTCTCATCAGATATCTGCATATCCACAGTTCCACCTATGTTCTTCTCATATCTcaccatttttttccttcatttagAAATATGCATGTCCAGAACATAATATTCTGGATTTTGCAATTTCTATTGTCTTCTTTCATTGAAGAACAAGATTCGGTGCTCTCAGGACTGCTTGTTTTGTGAATCAAGCGAGTTTGATATGTATTTGCATGAGCTATATCTCGAGTTGCCTGGGAAAGGTGATGTTGCTTTTGCATGTTAACTGATGACCGTCATGCTGGGTAATAGGATACATCCCAGATGCAAGAATTAGATTTTTTCTGTAGCATTTCCTAAAATCTTGGAGTTTAACTCCCACCAGTTCACCTCTCCTCTAACATTGTCACGGGGAACAACGTTCTCACAGTCAGATTCACATCAAAGCTTCGACTCTTTGGAGGAATCCATTGGCAGGAAAAATTGTCCCCCAGTAACTATCTTATTGGGGATACTTACAGTTTTATTGGATGGCAGGATTCAACTGGATCTAACACTGGTTCTGCTTATGGCTCCAACTCCGGTGATATTCCTGCTAATTCAAACAACTCCTCATTCAATTCAAATGTCTGGAGATCAGGACAttctttggaaaaagaaaacagagagtTCCGTCGATTTTCACAGCCCTCCATGTCACCCTTGCGCAATGGGGGTTCATCCAAAGACCTGATTGAAGCTGTGGAAGTCACGGTAGAGGAACTTAGGGCAGAAGCTAGGATGTGGGAGAAAAATGCCCAAAAGCTGATGGTTGacattgaaaaattgcaaaggGAGTCCTTGAACCAGTCTGAGCACCAAGAAACTCTCAAGTTGGAACTGTCTGCATCACGTACAGAGTGCCACAGCCTGAAGCAGGAAATAGAGCGGCAAAAAATTCTGCTAGAAGATTTGATGATGAAACAAACAGCAATGGACAGTTTGAAGTTACAAGAAAAAGGTGCAGACAATCTTCAGAAAGAGCTGGAAGAAGAAATCAAGTTCCAAAAGGAGACAAATGCCAATTTGGCTTTACAACTAAAGAAAACCCAAGACTCCAATATTGAGCTTGTCTCCGTTCTTCAAGAAATGGAAGATACCATAGAGAAACAGAAGATGGAAATTGCTGATCTTTTATCTGCAAAATCAGAAGTCACTTTAACTGAAAATGTTTCCACTGAGGAGATAAAATTGTATGATGCATGCACACCTGATTCTGTGTTTGCACAACCCATTAGTGATGTGTTTCCACGATTTCATCTGGATGGCACCAAAAGTTTTAACCTCTGGCAACCAAGATTTATGGAGAAACAGAACTTGGAAAGTGCCATGAAATTTCTGCAACCAATGTCGGAGGAGAAAGGAGATAGTGAAAATGACCAAGATTGCAAGACCAAAACAATGGTTGAATGTGAGGCAGGATGGATAAATAAATCGACTCTGAATGAGGTGGATGTCGAGAGCATTAAAGAAATGTCACCTGAAGCACTCGATTCTCAAGTCTTTGAGGAAGTCAGCTGTGAAGATGCAAGTTATACCGATCTGAGAAAGCAAATTAAGTCTTTAAAGTTGAAGGTGCAGGAGCTTGAGAAAGACTGCACTGAACTTACAGATGAAAACCTGCAGCTAATATTTAAGCTCAAAGATTTGCACCCTCAGAACACGGCTTCTGCTTCAAATATAATCCCAAATgacagaaaagaaattgaaagtcgTCAGTCAGAAATAGCCAGACTGAATTTGAAAGTATCCGAGCTTCTGGAGGAACTAAAGGAGAAGGAGATTCTCTTCGAAGAATTATCTTGTGACCATAGGGGGTGCATTTCTTTCCGGGATAAATGTGCTGAACTGGAATTGCAGTTGCAATCTCTCAAGGATAAAGGTTCTCTTTTTGATGTTGAACCTTGCAAAGGTTGCACAAAAGCAGAAGACAAGGAAATTGAGATCGCTGCCTTGCATCGGCAATTGGAGCATTATCAAGAGCAGCTTCAAGTTTCAGCAAACACCGTAAAGCAGCTGCAGGAACAGCTCACTCTTTGTTTGCCTCAAAATGTTGTAAGTAATTATGCTATATATTATCTAGACATGCTACAGAGTATATATAGTAGTGACCTAAAaaaccatgatgatgatatactGAACAAGTTtgtacatttaaaaaaattaatcaaaataagaaTTGGAGACTTAAAGGATAAAGAGTCGGAAAAAGAAGAATCCAGGCCAAGAACCATGAGTGGAGATGGAACTGGGGAAGACCTTCCTCCCTATGACATGGAAGAAGACAGAGTCTTGACTCTTGATGAGGAACTCAGTGCTCTTCACATTGAACTGGAACCGAGACTCAGAGATTTGAGTGAAAAGATGCTGGAAATTTTTATTGAGATGGACAAGTTGAAGGCAGACAACATACTCAAGACGGAAGAGGTCAAGACTCTACAGCATCTACAAAAGGAGTTGGAGACTCAGTTATGTAATTTTGAGCAGGAAAATTCGAAGGTggataataaaatgaaaggtaCTGAAAGAGGTAGTGATAGCGACTGCAGCTTTTGTCCTTTGCATGAAGGCAAGATGGTTCATGCTAGCAGCATGGGTCCACAGGTTTCAGCTGACAAGGTTATTGGAAAATGGTCAGAGCTAGAGGGCGAAAAAAATGAACTCGAAATTCATTTATCAGAACTAGAAGAAGAAAACGTACGGCTATCTGAAAGGATATGTGGCCTGGAAGCTCAACTACAATATTTGACTGATGAAAGGGAGTCAAGCCGTTTGGCAATCCAGTTTTCTGAatctcaatcatcaaatttCCAGAGTGTCATAAAGAAATTGGAAATTGAGATGGAAGCACAGAAGGTTACTGCGAAACAAAGGTTACAAGAAATTCATAAGCAGTTACTAGAAGCTCAAGAAGAGTGCAAGTATCTAAAAGTTGCAAATATGAAAGTGCAGGCTACTGCTGAAAATCTTATCGAGGAATGTAGCTCACTTCAGAAATTAAACGGAGAATTGAGAAAGCAGAACATAGAGTTGCATGAGCGCATTACTTTCTTGGAAGCAGAACTTGCCGAATCCAATGAGGCCTTTTCTCATCtttcaaatgaaattgaagttttaGAAGAAAAGTTTGATTCCTTACTGGAAGAAAGCACCTTGAAAGAGAAAGCTCTAAATTCTGAACTCAATGCACTTCTTCTTGAAAACAGGAGACtagataacatttttattcGGGAAGCCAGAACAGACACTGTCAAGGATTCTGAAGAGGAAACTGAACATCCAGAAAGTATGGTTAATAACATCCAGTTGGAATATGAAGAAAAGGTACTAGGCCTTATTGGGGAGCTGGCATCTTCCAAGCAAAACCAGGAAGTTTTGATTGATGGCCATCATAAGTTGATAACTTTGCTTGAAGATGTAAAATCTAATGAAAGCAAACTGAGAAATGCTGCTAGAAGTCTTGCA
This Eucalyptus grandis isolate ANBG69807.140 chromosome 7, ASM1654582v1, whole genome shotgun sequence DNA region includes the following protein-coding sequences:
- the LOC104454133 gene encoding putative protein tag-278 isoform X3, with protein sequence MDSPSHSEEFGRKDSTGSNTGSAYGSNSGDIPANSNNSSFNSNVWRSGHSLEKENREFRRFSQPSMSPLRNGGSSKDLIEAVEVTVEELRAEARMWEKNAQKLMVDIEKLQRESLNQSEHQETLKLELSASRTECHSLKQEIERQKILLEDLMMKQTAMDSLKLQEKGADNLQKELEEEIKFQKETNANLALQLKKTQDSNIELVSVLQEMEDTIEKQKMEIADLLSAKSEVTLTENVSTEEIKLYDACTPDSVFAQPISDVFPRFHLDGTKSFNLWQPRFMEKQNLESAMKFLQPMSEEKGDSENDQDCKTKTMVECEAGWINKSTLNEVDVESIKEMSPEALDSQVFEEVSCEDASYTDLRKQIKSLKLKVQELEKDCTELTDENLQLIFKLKDLHPQNTASASNIIPNDRKEIESRQSEIARLNLKVSELLEELKEKEILFEELSCDHRGCISFRDKCAELELQLQSLKDKGSLFDVEPCKGCTKAEDKEIEIAALHRQLEHYQEQLQVSANTVKQLQEQLTLCLPQNVVSNYAIYYLDMLQSIYSSDLKNHDDDILNKFVHLKKLIKIRIGDLKDKESEKEESRPRTMSGDGTGEDLPPYDMEEDRVLTLDEELSALHIELEPRLRDLSEKMLEIFIEMDKLKADNILKTEEVKTLQHLQKELETQLCNFEQENSKVDNKMKGTERGSDSDCSFCPLHEGKMVHASSMGPQVSADKVIGKWSELEGEKNELEIHLSELEEENVRLSERICGLEAQLQYLTDERESSRLAIQFSESQSSNFQSVIKKLEIEMEAQKVTAKQRLQEIHKQLLEAQEECKYLKVANMKVQATAENLIEECSSLQKLNGELRKQNIELHERITFLEAELAESNEAFSHLSNEIEVLEEKFDSLLEESTLKEKALNSELNALLLENRRLDNIFIREARTDTVKDSEEETEHPESMVNNIQLEYEEKVLGLIGELASSKQNQEVLIDGHHKLITLLEDVKSNESKLRNAARSLAMKLKASEYERVQLLEEISCLKVQLQKIELLQNEVLALKKTISETTFEKERLETSHHVLLADFEEMKVERESFVEKISTIQKALSELEECKHAKVALQERILRLEGDLTAREALFAQEAELKNEVARMKRSYSQLQRRTKCLEEEKEECQKSAQAVQEQVKHMKEMGYDIYKPGNTSCLPVSYEVKPPLNCQISEVQQKQSPAEDIQVQHFPDDQGHLEVDQLCEENNKQRKCTDDPDLSLKISILQNELAEVLEANDMYKMQLKSLLSTNNPSHMPKRMTEDALLETQPGQDKSSLEEELIHLRESYLQMSLRYAEAEAQREELVMKLKARNAETN
- the LOC104454133 gene encoding putative protein tag-278 isoform X1, producing the protein MFRLHKQKSDELRERFDFQLSNLKALQVPKGWDKLSLSIISVDTGKTIKRLEKVPVWNGNCQWSETISKSILISKYDGPKDVEGCLFKFVVTMGSSRSSILGEASINLANYISSKASVLVSLQLKKCNQGTILQMKIHCLTPKMRDDWKDSNSSLDEASIDYDDVDNKSDVSDSIFVRSAGSSSSNYMDSPSHSEEFGRKDSTGSNTGSAYGSNSGDIPANSNNSSFNSNVWRSGHSLEKENREFRRFSQPSMSPLRNGGSSKDLIEAVEVTVEELRAEARMWEKNAQKLMVDIEKLQRESLNQSEHQETLKLELSASRTECHSLKQEIERQKILLEDLMMKQTAMDSLKLQEKGADNLQKELEEEIKFQKETNANLALQLKKTQDSNIELVSVLQEMEDTIEKQKMEIADLLSAKSEVTLTENVSTEEIKLYDACTPDSVFAQPISDVFPRFHLDGTKSFNLWQPRFMEKQNLESAMKFLQPMSEEKGDSENDQDCKTKTMVECEAGWINKSTLNEVDVESIKEMSPEALDSQVFEEVSCEDASYTDLRKQIKSLKLKVQELEKDCTELTDENLQLIFKLKDLHPQNTASASNIIPNDRKEIESRQSEIARLNLKVSELLEELKEKEILFEELSCDHRGCISFRDKCAELELQLQSLKDKGSLFDVEPCKGCTKAEDKEIEIAALHRQLEHYQEQLQVSANTVKQLQEQLTLCLPQNVVSNYAIYYLDMLQSIYSSDLKNHDDDILNKFVHLKKLIKIRIGDLKDKESEKEESRPRTMSGDGTGEDLPPYDMEEDRVLTLDEELSALHIELEPRLRDLSEKMLEIFIEMDKLKADNILKTEEVKTLQHLQKELETQLCNFEQENSKVDNKMKGTERGSDSDCSFCPLHEGKMVHASSMGPQVSADKVIGKWSELEGEKNELEIHLSELEEENVRLSERICGLEAQLQYLTDERESSRLAIQFSESQSSNFQSVIKKLEIEMEAQKVTAKQRLQEIHKQLLEAQEECKYLKVANMKVQATAENLIEECSSLQKLNGELRKQNIELHERITFLEAELAESNEAFSHLSNEIEVLEEKFDSLLEESTLKEKALNSELNALLLENRRLDNIFIREARTDTVKDSEEETEHPESMVNNIQLEYEEKVLGLIGELASSKQNQEVLIDGHHKLITLLEDVKSNESKLRNAARSLAMKLKASEYERVQLLEEISCLKVQLQKIELLQNEVLALKKTISETTFEKERLETSHHVLLADFEEMKVERESFVEKISTIQKALSELEECKHAKVALQERILRLEGDLTAREALFAQEAELKNEVARMKRSYSQLQRRTKCLEEEKEECQKSAQAVQEQVKHMKEMGYDIYKPGNTSCLPVSYEVKPPLNCQISEVQQKQSPAEDIQVQHFPDDQGHLEVDQLCEENNKQRKCTDDPDLSLKISILQNELAEVLEANDMYKMQLKSLLSTNNPSHMPKRMTEDALLETQPGQDKSSLEEELIHLRESYLQMSLRYAEAEAQREELVMKLKARNAETN
- the LOC104454133 gene encoding putative protein tag-278 isoform X2; the encoded protein is MFRLHKQKSDELRERFDFQLSNLKALQVPKGWDKLSLSIISVDTGKTIKRLEKVPVWNGNCQWSETISKSILISKYDGPKDVEGCLFKFVVTMGSSRSSILGEASINLANYISSKASVLVSLQLKKCNQGTILQMKIHCLTPKMRDDWKDSNSSLDEASIDYDDVDNKSDVSDSIFVRSAGSSSSNYMDSPSHSEEFGRKDSTGSNTGSAYGSNSGDIPANSNNSSFNSNVWRSGHSLEKENREFRRFSQPSMSPLRNGGSSKDLIEAVEVTVEELRAEARMWEKNAQKLMVDIEKLQRESLNQSEHQETLKLELSASRTECHSLKQEIERQKILLEDLMMKQTAMDSLKLQEKGADNLQKELEEEIKFQKETNANLALQLKKTQDSNIELVSVLQEMEDTIEKQKMEIADLLSAKSEVTLTENVSTEEIKLYDACTPDSVFAQPISDVFPRFHLDGTKSFNLWQPRFMEKQNLESAMKFLQPMSEEKGDSENDQDCKTKTMVECEAGWINKSTLNEVDVESIKEMSPEALDSQVFEEVSCEDASYTDLRKQIKSLKLKVQELEKDCTELTDENLQLIFKLKDLHPQNTASASNIIPNDRKEIESRQSEIARLNLKVSELLEELKEKEILFEELSCDHRGCISFRDKCAELELQLQSLKDKGSLFDVEPCKGCTKAEDKEIEIAALHRQLEHYQEQLQVSANTVKQLQEQLTLCLPQNVVSNYAIYYLDMLQSIYSSDLKNHDDDILNKFVHLKKLIKIRIGDLKDKESEKEESRPRTMSGDGTGEDLPPYDMEEDRVLTLDEELSALHIELEPRLRDLSEKMLEIFIEMDKLKADNILKTEEVKTLQHLQKELETQLCNFEQENSKVDNKMKGTERGSDSDCSFCPLHEGKMVHASSMGPQVSADKVIGKWSELEGEKNELEIHLSELEEENVRLSERICGLEAQLQYLTDERESSRLAIQFSESQSSNFQSVIKKLEIEMEAQKVTAKQRLQEIHKQLLEAQEECKYLKVANMKVQATAENLIEECSSLQKLNGELRKQNIELHERITFLEAELAESNEAFSHLSNEIEVLEEKFDSLLEESTLKEKALNSELNALLLENRRLDNIFIREARTDTVKDSEEETEHPESMVNNIQLEYEEKVLGLIGELASSKQNQEVLIDGHHKLITLLEDVKSNESKLRNAARSLAMKLKASEYERVQLLEEISCLKVQLQKIELLQNEVLALKKTISETTFEKERLETSHHVLLADFEEMKVERESFVEKISTIQKALSELEECKHAKVALQERILRLEGDLTAREALFAQEAELKNEVARMKRSYSQLQRRTKCLEEEKEECQKSAQAVQEQVKHMKEMGYDIYKPGNTSCLPVSYEVKPPLISEVQQKQSPAEDIQVQHFPDDQGHLEVDQLCEENNKQRKCTDDPDLSLKISILQNELAEVLEANDMYKMQLKSLLSTNNPSHMPKRMTEDALLETQPGQDKSSLEEELIHLRESYLQMSLRYAEAEAQREELVMKLKARNAETN